The proteins below come from a single Solenopsis invicta isolate M01_SB unplaced genomic scaffold, UNIL_Sinv_3.0 scaffold_97, whole genome shotgun sequence genomic window:
- the LOC113003666 gene encoding piggyBac transposable element-derived protein 4-like: protein MLTISGTFKKLITLEMVDIIVRCTNKKAKAEYEDFNSKHRQNDPRVWKTVTVNEMYSFFGILIGAGANNSNTDHIDEMWKKNSYPLYRATMGRRRFQSLLRFVRFDDYTTRQERAANDKAAPISDIWNMLNANLAAMYRPTEHLTIDEQLFPFRGRTKFTQYMPSKPAKYGLKVFWLCDASNAYPLKGIFYIGKQGNTREVNQGERVVKELVAAYKGSGRNITMDRFFTTLPLVKSLLSWKLTIVGTLKKKQNIYSSRDETVEL, encoded by the coding sequence ATGTTAACGATTTCTGGcacattcaaaaaattaatcacGTTGGAAATGGTTGACATTATCGTTCGTTGCACAAATAAAAAAGCGAAAGCCGAGTACGAAGATTTTAATAGCAAGCATCGACAGAACGATCCGCGTGTATGGAAGACAGTTACTGTAAATGAAATGTACTCTTTCTTTGGAATCTTGATAGGAGCTGGTGCAAATAATTCGAACACAGACCACATAGATGAAATGTGGAAGAAAAATTCGTATCCGCTATATCGTGCAACGATGGGACGAAGACGATTTCAATCACTTTTACGTTTTGTACGTTTCGATGATTATACTACACGCCAGGAACGAGCAGCCAATGATAAAGCTGCACCTATATCTGATATTTGGAATATGCTCAATGCAAACCTAGCGGCGATGTATAGACCAACGGAGCACTTGACTATCGACGAACAGCTCTTTCCTTTTCGAGGAAGAACAAAGTTTACACAGTACATGCCATCGAAGCCTGCTAAATACGGCCTAAAAGTTTTTTGGTTGTGCGATGCAAGTAATGCATATCCACTCAAAGGGATTTTCTATATAGGCAAACAAGGTAATACTCGAGAAGTCAACCAAGGAGAACGAGTTGTGAAAGAACTGGTCGCCGCTTACAAGGGATCTGGCCGGAACATTACCATGGATAGATTTTTCACGACCTTACCGTTGGTAAAGAGTCTATTGTCATGGAAACTCACTATCGTCggtactttgaaaaaaaaacaaaacatatattCCTCAAGAGATGAAACCGTCGAACTCTAG